Proteins encoded within one genomic window of Gloeobacter kilaueensis JS1:
- a CDS encoding phenylalanine 4-monooxygenase, giving the protein MQQDYDDYSDEDQQTWRRLVELQFPLLQAHACTAFQEGYALLEPHLRTIPRLEDLARLLERYAGWSVVAADGFLSAEDYFALLARRIFPVVPAIRKAGALRFTPAPDIWHDVCGHLPLLFDRRYGRFVADLSRRFAQAGERLRVAIGRLYWFTVETGVVFEAGGRKIYGSGILSGPDEIRYAAGDAAPVRPFDLAQIVATQPHYEDLQPFFVAIDSFDALAPLPAALERLLRGAPAR; this is encoded by the coding sequence GTGCAGCAAGATTACGACGACTACAGCGACGAGGACCAGCAAACCTGGAGACGACTGGTCGAACTGCAATTTCCCCTGTTGCAGGCCCACGCCTGTACAGCCTTTCAAGAGGGTTACGCGCTTCTGGAGCCGCACCTGCGCACCATACCGCGCCTGGAGGATCTGGCCCGGTTGCTGGAACGGTACGCAGGCTGGAGCGTCGTCGCCGCCGACGGCTTTCTGAGCGCCGAGGACTACTTCGCCCTGCTCGCCCGGCGTATCTTCCCGGTCGTACCGGCGATCCGCAAGGCGGGAGCGCTTCGCTTCACCCCGGCCCCGGACATCTGGCACGATGTCTGCGGCCACCTGCCGCTCTTGTTCGACCGACGCTACGGGCGCTTTGTCGCCGATCTCAGCCGGCGCTTCGCCCAGGCAGGCGAGCGGTTGCGCGTGGCAATCGGCAGGCTCTACTGGTTCACCGTCGAGACGGGCGTCGTATTCGAAGCGGGCGGGCGCAAAATTTATGGCTCGGGCATTCTCTCCGGCCCCGACGAGATCCGCTACGCAGCAGGCGATGCGGCCCCCGTGCGGCCCTTCGACCTCGCTCAGATCGTCGCGACCCAGCCGCACTACGAAGATCTGCAGCCTTTTTTTGTCGCGATCGACTCCTTCGACGCCCTGGCACCCTTACCGGCGGCCCTTGAGCGGCTGCTTAGAGGCGCTCCTGCTCGATGA
- the kynU gene encoding kynureninase codes for MLSRAEALALDASDPLAPFSKHFLLPQGIVYLDGNSLGALPLATSDRLVQLVRKQWGEALIGGWTTHDWLTLPRRVGDKIGRLIGADTGQVLVADSTSINLLKLLAGAVELQAPRSVILSQDGNFPTDLYIAQGLAALSGHRCRLRTVNPSEICAAIDAETAVVLLTEVDYRNGARLDMAAITACAHERGALILWDLAHSAGALPVALDACAVDLAVGCGYKYLNGGPGAPAFLYVAHALQPRLRPFLTGWLGHAEPFAFEADYRPAAGIERFLCGTPSILSLVALECGVDLLLEAPMDAIRHKSLALGDLFIDLVEGARLDFALASPREGEGRGSQVCLRHPQGYAIIQALIRRGVIGDFRSPDVLRFGFAPLYNRYTDIWDAVAALTAVMDAAEWDRPEFMRRQSVT; via the coding sequence ATGCTTTCCCGCGCCGAAGCCCTCGCCCTCGATGCGAGCGATCCCCTCGCCCCCTTCAGCAAGCATTTTCTGTTGCCCCAGGGGATTGTCTACCTCGACGGCAACTCGCTGGGAGCTCTGCCCCTGGCCACCTCCGACCGTCTCGTGCAGCTTGTGCGCAAGCAATGGGGCGAAGCGCTCATCGGCGGCTGGACGACCCACGACTGGCTTACCCTGCCGCGCCGGGTGGGCGACAAGATTGGCAGGCTCATCGGAGCGGACACAGGCCAGGTGCTGGTGGCCGATTCGACTTCGATCAACCTCCTCAAACTTCTGGCCGGAGCGGTCGAGTTGCAGGCACCCCGCTCCGTCATCCTTTCGCAGGACGGTAATTTTCCAACCGACCTCTACATTGCCCAGGGACTGGCGGCGCTGTCGGGCCATCGCTGTCGGTTGCGCACCGTCAACCCCAGCGAGATCTGCGCTGCCATTGACGCTGAGACGGCGGTCGTACTGCTTACCGAGGTCGATTACCGCAACGGAGCCCGCCTCGACATGGCTGCGATCACCGCCTGTGCCCACGAGCGTGGCGCGCTCATCCTCTGGGATCTGGCCCACAGCGCCGGAGCCTTGCCCGTAGCCCTCGACGCCTGCGCCGTCGATCTGGCTGTCGGTTGCGGCTACAAGTACCTCAACGGCGGTCCCGGCGCACCGGCCTTTCTCTACGTCGCCCACGCCCTCCAGCCCCGACTCCGGCCTTTTTTGACGGGCTGGCTGGGCCACGCCGAACCGTTTGCCTTCGAGGCCGATTATCGGCCCGCCGCCGGGATCGAGCGCTTCTTGTGCGGCACGCCTTCGATCTTGAGCCTGGTTGCCCTCGAATGCGGCGTCGATCTGCTCTTAGAAGCACCGATGGACGCGATCCGCCACAAGTCGCTCGCCCTGGGGGATCTGTTCATCGATCTGGTAGAGGGGGCCCGCCTCGATTTTGCCCTGGCTTCTCCCCGCGAGGGCGAAGGCCGGGGCAGCCAGGTCTGCCTGCGCCACCCGCAAGGGTACGCCATTATCCAGGCGCTCATCCGGCGGGGGGTGATCGGGGATTTTCGTTCTCCCGACGTGCTGCGCTTTGGCTTTGCTCCCCTCTACAACCGCTACACCGACATCTGGGATGCGGTGGCTGCCCTCACCGCCGTCATGGACGCAGCCGAATGGGACCGGCCCGAATTTATGCGCCGCCAGAGCGTCACCTGA
- a CDS encoding aminopeptidase P family protein, translating into MVAWQLRPSMAGVLTTRRQRLAALVDGPAIFWSGRSIGRNYPDNLYPFRANSHFLYFAGAPLENAAIRLEGGNLELFIDEPGSTHALWHGPTPSRSEIAQWIGADSAYALADLEAHAAGAATLPVQDAATSIAQARLLERPVSIQTGRDLALAEAVIALRLTHDEGAIEELRRTAAVSVAAHKAGMQATRRARSEAEVRAAIESAFIAHQMGTAYNSIVTVHGEVLHNEHYYNPLQPGDLLLVDAGAESELGWASDITRTWPVSGRFSASQRALYDVVLAAHDDAIALIKPGVEYRDVHLAACRTIAAGLVDLGILRGQAEDLVEADAHALFFPHGVGHLIGLDVHDMEDLGDLAGYAPGRSRSHRFGLGYLRLDRTLTTGMATTIEPGFYQVPAILDDPTNRERYRQMIDWERLEQFADVRGIRIEDDVLVTSTGAEVLTADLPTQAEAIEDLVG; encoded by the coding sequence ATGGTGGCCTGGCAGTTGCGGCCTTCGATGGCGGGTGTGCTTACCACGCGGCGGCAGCGGCTGGCTGCCCTGGTAGATGGTCCTGCGATCTTCTGGTCGGGGCGGAGCATCGGGCGCAACTATCCCGACAATCTTTATCCGTTCCGCGCCAACAGCCACTTTTTGTACTTTGCCGGTGCGCCCCTCGAAAACGCTGCGATCCGACTGGAGGGGGGCAATCTGGAACTATTTATCGACGAGCCGGGATCTACCCATGCCCTGTGGCACGGCCCCACCCCGAGCCGCAGCGAAATCGCCCAGTGGATCGGGGCCGATAGCGCCTACGCCCTGGCCGATCTGGAGGCCCACGCCGCCGGAGCGGCGACGCTGCCGGTCCAGGATGCGGCAACCAGCATCGCCCAGGCCCGGCTTCTGGAGCGGCCCGTCTCGATTCAGACCGGCAGAGATCTGGCTCTGGCAGAGGCGGTGATCGCCCTCCGGCTCACCCACGACGAGGGGGCGATCGAAGAGTTGCGCCGGACTGCCGCCGTGAGCGTCGCTGCCCACAAAGCCGGAATGCAGGCCACCCGCCGCGCCCGCAGCGAAGCAGAAGTCCGAGCGGCGATCGAAAGTGCGTTCATCGCTCACCAGATGGGCACCGCCTACAACAGCATCGTCACCGTCCACGGCGAAGTGCTCCACAACGAGCACTACTACAACCCCCTCCAGCCCGGCGATCTATTGCTCGTCGATGCGGGAGCCGAATCGGAGCTGGGCTGGGCCTCGGACATCACCCGCACCTGGCCGGTCTCGGGCCGCTTCAGCGCGAGCCAGCGCGCCCTCTACGACGTGGTACTCGCCGCCCACGACGACGCCATCGCCCTGATAAAGCCAGGAGTCGAGTACCGGGACGTTCATCTTGCCGCCTGCCGGACGATCGCGGCGGGCCTCGTAGATCTGGGCATCCTGCGCGGTCAAGCCGAAGATCTGGTCGAAGCGGACGCCCACGCTTTATTTTTCCCCCACGGCGTCGGCCACCTCATCGGCCTCGACGTTCACGACATGGAAGATCTGGGAGATCTGGCGGGTTACGCTCCGGGCCGCAGCCGCTCCCATCGCTTCGGCCTGGGCTACCTGCGCCTCGATCGCACCCTCACGACCGGCATGGCAACGACGATCGAGCCTGGCTTTTATCAGGTACCGGCGATCCTGGACGATCCGACCAACCGCGAGCGCTACCGGCAGATGATTGACTGGGAACGGCTTGAGCAATTTGCCGACGTGCGCGGCATCCGCATCGAGGACGATGTGCTCGTCACCTCAACTGGTGCAGAAGTCCTCACCGCCGATCTGCCCACCCAGGCTGAGGCGATAGAAGATTTGGTCGGCTGA
- a CDS encoding esterase-like activity of phytase family protein → MKSLPLPLRLVVGSCLLLSAISAPAWAEPALVNVLTVPGNATDLTPVPPGTNSANINRLGGFGSDLVYAKSDPANNQPTGTPGVRRFVFYGEPDRGPGGGVISYENRIQKFTLDIDLKTGAISNFQLVKTIPLTIQSPNTTVGGLTFASGTAFNGLNPSLDPLNGNPAILGRSLDSEGLAVLTDGSFIVSDEYGPSIYRFDAGGAFIGAFDVPSAVSGVNLAPNLLPKIADGSLNYVNGRSDDPALTFGRQDNRGFEGFTIAGNTAYALLQDPLVNEGSSSDGRNSRNIRLSKFDLTSGTNLAQYVYPLESLATINARVPSDPFKTNQQGRSIGISAITPLPNGQLLVLERDNRGIGVDDPTGSTPVSTKRVYKIDTRFATDVSTTSLVGIDALPDNPTGGIIPVIKTPTVFDLLGLLQAAGQVVPEKIEGLAVGPALADGSLVVIAITDNDFSVTQDDNDVQFDVCVDAPAYTTSSEVPIDAPCPSGQSLIPTFIYSFKINARELLLAPGISSFTPAGSVGSVVTIEGSGLRGTSQVQFAGGKSAKFKATAAGTVIKAVVPTGAATGPITITAPGGTIVTPAAFTVQ, encoded by the coding sequence GTGAAATCACTGCCACTGCCACTGCGATTGGTCGTCGGCTCCTGCCTGCTTTTGAGTGCGATCAGCGCTCCTGCCTGGGCTGAGCCCGCCCTGGTCAACGTTCTGACCGTTCCTGGCAACGCCACCGACCTCACCCCCGTTCCTCCGGGCACCAATTCGGCCAACATCAACCGTCTGGGCGGCTTCGGGTCTGACCTGGTCTACGCCAAAAGCGATCCGGCCAACAACCAGCCCACCGGCACCCCCGGCGTGCGGCGCTTCGTCTTCTACGGAGAACCCGATCGCGGTCCCGGTGGCGGAGTGATCAGCTACGAGAACCGGATTCAGAAATTTACCCTCGACATCGACCTTAAAACCGGCGCAATCAGCAACTTTCAACTGGTAAAGACCATCCCACTCACCATCCAGTCGCCCAACACGACCGTGGGCGGCCTCACTTTCGCGAGCGGCACCGCCTTCAACGGCCTGAACCCCAGCCTCGACCCGCTCAACGGCAATCCGGCGATCCTGGGCCGCAGCCTCGATTCGGAGGGTCTGGCGGTGCTTACCGACGGCAGCTTCATCGTCTCCGACGAGTACGGCCCTTCGATCTACCGCTTCGATGCGGGCGGTGCTTTTATCGGTGCCTTCGACGTGCCCAGCGCCGTAAGCGGCGTCAACCTCGCCCCCAATTTGCTGCCGAAGATCGCCGACGGCAGCCTCAACTATGTCAATGGCCGCTCCGACGATCCGGCCCTCACCTTTGGCCGCCAGGACAACCGGGGCTTTGAAGGCTTCACGATCGCAGGCAACACCGCCTACGCCCTGTTGCAAGATCCGCTGGTCAACGAAGGATCGAGCAGCGACGGGCGCAACAGCCGCAACATTCGCCTGAGCAAATTCGATCTGACGAGCGGCACCAACCTCGCCCAGTACGTCTATCCGCTCGAATCCCTCGCCACGATCAATGCCCGCGTGCCCTCCGATCCCTTCAAGACCAACCAGCAGGGGCGCAGCATCGGCATCAGCGCGATCACACCGCTGCCCAATGGCCAGCTACTGGTGCTTGAACGCGACAACCGGGGCATCGGCGTGGACGATCCGACCGGCAGCACCCCGGTGAGTACCAAGCGCGTCTACAAGATTGACACTCGCTTTGCCACCGACGTGAGCACTACCAGCCTGGTGGGCATCGACGCACTTCCCGATAATCCGACCGGCGGCATCATCCCGGTCATCAAGACCCCAACCGTGTTCGACCTGCTGGGGTTGCTGCAGGCTGCCGGTCAGGTCGTGCCGGAGAAGATCGAGGGTCTGGCGGTGGGTCCGGCTCTGGCGGACGGTTCCCTCGTCGTGATCGCAATTACCGACAACGACTTCAGCGTTACCCAGGACGACAACGACGTTCAGTTCGATGTCTGCGTCGATGCGCCTGCCTACACCACCAGCAGCGAGGTGCCGATCGATGCGCCCTGTCCCAGTGGTCAGTCGCTCATTCCCACCTTTATTTACTCCTTCAAGATCAATGCGCGGGAACTGCTCCTGGCTCCCGGCATCAGCAGCTTCACTCCTGCTGGTTCCGTCGGATCGGTCGTGACGATTGAAGGCAGCGGCCTGCGGGGAACGAGCCAGGTGCAGTTTGCCGGTGGCAAGAGTGCCAAATTTAAAGCCACCGCCGCTGGAACGGTGATCAAGGCCGTGGTGCCCACCGGAGCCGCAACAGGCCCGATCACAATCACCGCCCCCGGCGGCACGATCGTCACCCCCGCCGCCTTTACAGTCCAGTAG
- a CDS encoding outer membrane cobalamin receptor protein has protein sequence MLKPSWHLFVVPFSLWLAAIPALAQDSASTPAVVTTPPAATEASSPFLPPGRILDEVSVTATRRPARARDTTVNTYVLRKEDFRSVGAITVRDALQLVPGFTGR, from the coding sequence ATGCTGAAGCCCTCCTGGCATCTATTTGTCGTCCCGTTCAGCCTGTGGCTGGCAGCGATCCCGGCTTTGGCGCAAGACTCAGCGAGCACCCCGGCTGTAGTGACCACGCCCCCGGCTGCCACCGAGGCCAGTTCGCCCTTCCTGCCGCCTGGCCGCATCCTCGATGAGGTAAGCGTCACCGCCACCCGCCGTCCGGCCCGCGCCCGCGATACGACCGTCAACACCTACGTGCTGCGCAAAGAAGATTTTCGTTCGGTGGGGGCGATCACCGTCCGGGACGCCCTGCAACTGGTGCCCGGTTTTACTGGCCGCTAG